The following coding sequences lie in one Epinephelus lanceolatus isolate andai-2023 chromosome 24, ASM4190304v1, whole genome shotgun sequence genomic window:
- the LOC117254787 gene encoding vascular endothelial growth factor C-like, which produces MWIPALLLWILNISSLCSGQDYTDYYQPGDMGTEAPVLSDDQPSLESVTSVDQLLQLLYPEYNLLQHCLRRKTWQASSAPSFSTSSASPLVHSDDEDLWGQPREEALFKVDGTLGVILEEIQRTSCQPREVCVEVAKEYPESTSQFYLPRCVALHRCGGCCTNEAFYCTNTSHALVNKTLMELSPPRMDRTVVMVTFVNHTSCECLSKRPLHSIIRRAATDHLCSPPELPCASGALWDPVNCVCVSTEAINYSERETEGLDSGLLALCGPNRVLHESTCECVCRNGLTEDSCDPGWKLDHNTCECQCEGQGEGKWCPTGQRWDEELCGCVCAAECPGNQPLNPDTCLCQCRESPQSCLRQGKRFNPNSCSCYRLPCRKPRRVCQAGFYYSHQVCQCIPNYMRPEWN; this is translated from the exons ATGTGGATACCAGCTTTGCTCCTATGGATTCTTAATATCAGCAGTTTGTGCTCAGGACAAGACTATACGGACTATTACCAACCTGGAGACATGGGCACTGAG GCTCCTGTGTTGTCAGATGACCAGCCCAGTTTGGAGTCAGTGACGAGTGTGGATCAGCTGTTACAGCTTCTGTACCCCGAATACAATTTGCTTCAGCACTGCCTGAGGAGGAAAACATGGCAAGCCTCCTCTGCCCCCTCTTTTTCCACCTCCTCAGCAAGCCCTTTGGTCCACTCTGACGATGAGGATCTGTGGGGTCAGCCAAGGGAGGAGGCGCTTTTCAAAGTGGACGGGACTCTGGGAG TCATCTTAGAGGAGATCCAGCGGACCTCATGCCAGCCCAGAGAGGTGTGTGTTGAGGTCGCCAAGGAATACCCAGAATCCACCAGTCAATTCTACCTCCCTCGCTGTGTGGCGCTGCATCGGTGCGGCGGCTGCTGCACCAACGAGGCCTTTTACTGCACCAACACAAGTCACGCGCTTGTCAACAAGACA TTGATGGAACTCTCCCCGCCCAGGATGGATCGTACCGTTGTCATGGTAACCTTTGTCAACCACACCTCGTGTGAATGCCTTTCCAAGCGGCCGCTCCACTCCATCATAAGACGAGCTGCGACAGATCACCT GTGTTCCCCACCCGAACTTCCCTGTGCCTCCGGGGCATTATGGGATCcagtgaactgtgtgtgtgtctctacaGAGGCCATAAACTActctgagagagagacag AGGGGCTGGACTCAGGCCTGCTGGCTCTCTGTGGACCCAACAGGGTTCTACACGAGTCCACCTGCGAGTGTGTTTGTCGAAATGGACTCACCGAGGACAGCTGCGATCCAGGCTGGAAACTGGACCACAACACCT GTGAGTGCCAGTGTGAAGGTCAAGGTGAGGGGAAGTGGTGCCCAACGGGCCAGCGGTGGGATGAGGaactgtgtggctgtgtgtgtgccgCGGAGTGTCCCGGGAACCAGCCCCTGAACCCCGACACCTGCCTGTGTCAGTGTAGAGAGAGTCCGCAGTCGTGTCTGCGGCAGGGCAAGAGGTTTAACCCCAACTCTTGCAG CTGTTACAGGCTGCCTTGCAGAAAGCCAAGACGTGTGTGCCAGGCTGGTTTTTACTACAGCCACCAAGTCTGCCAGTGCATCCCCAACTACATGAGGCCTGAGTGGAATTAA